The Pseudomonadota bacterium genome includes a region encoding these proteins:
- a CDS encoding carboxypeptidase family protein, which yields MHIHSSFDGGNIEVVSADRPDDIRLRIRPDVGERHLQWFYFQLDGASGIDCRLRIENAAAVSYPEGFEGYRAVASTDRLHWYRVDTRLENGQLIIEDRPEADVVWYAYFAPYSQQDHQQLIAAALEDERVSAETLCLTPDGRPHTLLTIGRPDADRLAIWVIARQHPGETMAQWWVEGFLDRLLDPEDPSARALLALSVVYLVPCMCLDGAVRGHLRCNARGRNLNREWAEPSEDDSPEVYFTRQKMHATGVDLCFDVHGDEALPYNFIAGAEGTPSWNDRKQHQLDTFKGLLAAISPDFQTEHGYAVDAPGSSDLRKNTDYMAETFDCLAMTLEMPFKDNADLPMPDIGWSPGRCRHLGAACVDAFRRIVPELRR from the coding sequence ATGCATATCCATTCATCGTTTGATGGCGGCAATATCGAGGTCGTTTCCGCAGATCGTCCCGACGACATCCGCCTCAGGATTCGCCCGGACGTTGGCGAACGCCACCTGCAGTGGTTCTATTTCCAGCTCGACGGGGCATCCGGCATCGACTGCCGCCTGCGCATCGAGAACGCAGCCGCTGTCTCCTATCCGGAAGGCTTCGAGGGCTACCGCGCCGTAGCCAGCACGGATCGGCTGCACTGGTACCGGGTCGATACCCGCCTTGAAAACGGACAGCTGATCATCGAGGACCGGCCCGAGGCCGATGTGGTCTGGTACGCCTACTTTGCGCCCTACAGCCAGCAGGATCATCAGCAACTGATTGCCGCCGCGCTCGAAGATGAGCGGGTGTCGGCAGAAACACTGTGCCTGACGCCCGATGGCCGACCGCACACCCTGCTGACCATCGGGCGCCCGGACGCGGACAGGCTGGCAATCTGGGTCATTGCGCGCCAGCATCCCGGTGAAACCATGGCCCAATGGTGGGTCGAGGGATTTCTCGACCGTCTTCTCGACCCTGAAGATCCCTCGGCACGCGCCTTGTTGGCGCTGTCGGTCGTCTACCTGGTGCCTTGCATGTGTCTGGATGGGGCGGTGCGCGGCCATCTGCGCTGTAACGCTCGCGGCCGCAATCTCAACCGCGAATGGGCCGAGCCGTCCGAGGACGACTCGCCGGAGGTCTACTTCACGCGCCAGAAGATGCACGCGACCGGTGTGGATCTGTGCTTCGACGTGCACGGCGACGAGGCGTTGCCCTACAACTTCATCGCCGGCGCCGAGGGGACGCCGTCCTGGAATGACCGCAAGCAGCATCAGCTCGACACCTTCAAGGGTCTGCTTGCAGCAATCAGCCCGGACTTTCAGACCGAGCATGGCTATGCGGTGGATGCGCCGGGCAGTTCGGATCTCAGAAAGAACACCGACTACATGGCCGAGACCTTCGATTGTCTGGCCATGACCCTGGAGATGCCGTTCAAGGACAACGCTGACCTGCCCATGCCGGACATTGGCTGGTCGCCCGGTCGCTGCCGTCACCTGGGCGCGGCCTGCGTGGACGCCTTCCGGCGGATTGTGCCG
- a CDS encoding pseudouridylate synthase, with the protein MPLEVIYQDQWLCAISKPCGIMVHRSSIGTDRQFVLQRLRDQLGQRVWPVHRLDRATSGVLMFALDRDTAKWLGRAFMTRQVGKCYLAVVRGWTDQAGEIDHPLARQRRAEKQPAVTRYRLRARCELPIPVGGHETARYSLVEAMPETGRRHQIRRHFKHIAHHLIGDTTYGDGRHNRLFRQHLACHRMLLHASRLELDHPRTTGRLRLETPPDGEFARLARDLFDWPVEGQEGKIAMAPAIDSLPEP; encoded by the coding sequence ATGCCGCTCGAAGTCATCTACCAGGATCAGTGGCTGTGCGCAATCAGCAAGCCGTGCGGCATCATGGTCCACCGCAGCAGCATCGGTACCGATCGGCAGTTCGTGCTGCAGCGCCTGCGTGACCAGCTCGGGCAACGGGTCTGGCCGGTGCACCGGCTCGATCGCGCCACCTCCGGTGTGCTGATGTTCGCGCTCGACCGCGATACCGCGAAGTGGCTCGGCCGGGCATTCATGACGCGGCAGGTCGGCAAGTGCTACCTGGCGGTCGTGCGAGGCTGGACCGACCAGGCGGGCGAGATCGATCACCCCCTGGCGCGGCAGCGGCGCGCCGAGAAACAGCCGGCCGTCACCCGCTACCGTCTGCGGGCGCGCTGCGAGCTGCCCATCCCGGTCGGCGGTCACGAGACCGCACGCTACTCGCTCGTCGAGGCGATGCCGGAGACCGGCCGCCGTCACCAGATTCGCCGTCATTTCAAGCATATCGCCCACCACCTGATCGGCGATACGACCTACGGCGACGGCCGCCACAATCGCCTGTTCCGCCAGCACCTGGCCTGTCACCGAATGCTCCTGCACGCCAGCCGGCTGGAGCTGGATCATCCGAGAACGACCGGCCGCCTTCGCCTCGAGACGCCTCCGGACGGCGAGTTCGCCCGTCTTGCGCGGGACCTGTTCGACTGGCCAGTCGAAGGGCAGGAAGGCAAAATCGCGATGGCGCCTGCGATAGACTCATTGCCCGAACCCTGA
- a CDS encoding serine/threonine protein kinase, which yields MYIDKPLWNRIQDHFDQLIGLAAEERDSYLDRSGLPDADRAVLLELLAAGPECELLDRPVPDLLALGSQETQSPPPPHDWHGRELGPWRVDRLISRGGMGAVYAGYRNDGRFDKKVAIKLLDAAGLDSAEHKRLIEEVRILARLQHPGIAQLIDSGVSGDGYSWLVMEYVDGQPIDRYCREREIGLEQRIELVCQVAEALEYAHRHQIVHCDIKPANILVSESGRAQLVDFGIARLVQDRAQGESDGRIYCSPGFTAPERLRGAAPTTMHDVYALGALLHVLATGQRVSLPATAGVEPPLPSGLNRRKSARQSGQRSGARRFGIDHDLQAICRRAMAINPDQRYRSVESMRTDLSNWMEHRPVAARNGGRLYWLGCFVRRNTLATALGVGLVAALLAGLFAAQWQAQEAMREAQRKTAALGYLQDVLATLVPDSPDAVAEPRTRVLLRATEQAPRALADEPLVLAQVSETMAGLLARIGEYEAAQYAQQRAAGLYLAEHGPDHPDTVLARTEQLRLRATRGGGSDPAVEQALRDAIAVTRDRPAYRRRHALSLTQLATLLGNVGRTDEALVVVNQARAFLQADDPLQQRVETDLIAAELNITNGTHETALELIQTHEAELRETLGAGHRLSLTLAGVRGQALRYAGRLEESREHLTTAIDGLRPLYPEGNERLLDLLGGLGIAHYKLGELDPAAEVAREHLDLSRRLLGGRSHQTALALSNTGNIEFARGNYPAARDLQEESAQAFAELYGEDHIAVALTLGNMAEALHHMGRHAQSMELRIGAMQRIGEVWGEDSMRYLHQLRARARTQLAMGQADEAAMALERTLSLAEATDSRQSEEMALTRAWLAEARRQQGRTEEARRLLTAARSGLDQSGEATPAMQETVARLEARLACHLSALDACRQAVESADGLYARRLPVDSPIRAELRQLLAAAQARHGSG from the coding sequence ATGTACATCGACAAGCCGCTCTGGAATCGCATTCAGGACCACTTCGATCAGCTGATCGGCCTGGCGGCGGAAGAACGCGACTCCTATCTGGACCGAAGCGGCTTGCCGGACGCGGACCGGGCCGTGCTGCTCGAGCTGCTTGCCGCCGGACCCGAATGCGAACTGCTCGACCGCCCGGTCCCGGATCTGCTGGCACTGGGCAGCCAGGAGACCCAGTCACCACCGCCCCCTCATGACTGGCACGGCCGCGAACTGGGGCCCTGGCGCGTCGACCGACTGATCTCGCGCGGGGGTATGGGTGCGGTCTACGCCGGCTATCGCAACGATGGCCGCTTCGACAAGAAGGTGGCAATCAAGCTGCTCGATGCCGCCGGGCTCGACTCGGCCGAACATAAACGGCTGATCGAGGAGGTGCGTATCCTGGCGCGCTTGCAGCACCCGGGTATCGCACAGCTGATCGACAGCGGCGTGAGCGGCGACGGCTACTCCTGGCTGGTGATGGAATATGTCGACGGCCAGCCGATCGATCGCTACTGCCGTGAGCGGGAAATCGGACTTGAGCAGCGCATCGAGCTGGTCTGCCAGGTGGCCGAAGCCCTGGAGTACGCGCACCGGCACCAGATCGTGCATTGCGACATCAAGCCGGCCAACATCCTGGTGTCAGAATCCGGTCGCGCGCAGCTCGTGGACTTCGGCATCGCTCGCCTGGTACAGGACCGAGCGCAGGGCGAGTCTGACGGCCGTATCTACTGCTCTCCGGGGTTTACCGCGCCGGAGCGCCTGCGCGGGGCCGCTCCCACCACCATGCACGATGTCTACGCGCTCGGGGCGCTGCTCCACGTTCTGGCGACCGGTCAGCGAGTGAGCTTGCCGGCCACCGCCGGTGTCGAGCCACCGCTGCCATCCGGGCTGAATCGACGCAAGTCCGCCAGGCAATCCGGGCAGCGCTCGGGCGCACGCCGGTTCGGCATCGACCACGACCTCCAGGCCATTTGCCGCCGCGCTATGGCCATCAACCCCGACCAGCGCTACCGCTCGGTGGAATCGATGCGGACCGATCTGAGCAACTGGATGGAACACCGACCGGTTGCGGCGCGCAACGGCGGGCGCCTGTACTGGCTCGGGTGCTTCGTGCGCCGCAATACCCTGGCCACCGCGCTGGGCGTGGGGCTGGTGGCGGCGCTGCTCGCGGGCCTGTTCGCCGCTCAATGGCAGGCGCAGGAAGCGATGCGCGAGGCGCAGCGCAAGACGGCTGCCCTTGGCTATCTGCAGGACGTTCTGGCAACATTGGTGCCCGATTCACCCGATGCCGTGGCCGAACCGCGCACCCGGGTGTTGCTGCGCGCAACCGAGCAGGCACCCCGGGCGCTGGCCGACGAGCCGCTGGTACTGGCCCAGGTCTCGGAGACCATGGCCGGACTGCTGGCGCGCATCGGCGAGTACGAGGCGGCGCAGTACGCTCAGCAACGCGCAGCCGGGCTCTACCTCGCCGAGCACGGCCCGGACCATCCGGACACGGTGCTGGCACGCACCGAGCAGCTGCGCCTGCGCGCAACACGCGGCGGCGGGTCCGATCCGGCCGTTGAACAGGCCCTTCGGGATGCCATCGCGGTCACCCGCGACCGGCCCGCCTATCGGCGCCGTCATGCCCTGTCCCTGACTCAGCTGGCCACGCTGCTGGGAAACGTTGGACGGACCGATGAGGCGCTTGTCGTCGTCAACCAGGCTCGCGCGTTTCTGCAAGCGGATGATCCACTGCAGCAGCGGGTCGAGACGGATCTGATTGCAGCAGAACTCAATATCACGAACGGAACCCACGAAACGGCGCTCGAGCTCATCCAGACGCACGAAGCGGAACTGCGCGAAACGCTGGGTGCCGGGCATCGGCTCTCCCTGACCCTTGCGGGAGTGCGGGGGCAAGCGCTGCGCTACGCCGGTCGCCTGGAGGAGTCTCGGGAGCACCTGACCACCGCGATCGACGGATTAAGGCCGCTGTATCCGGAAGGCAATGAGCGACTGCTCGATCTGCTCGGCGGGCTCGGGATCGCCCACTACAAGCTGGGCGAGCTCGATCCTGCCGCCGAAGTCGCCCGCGAACACCTCGACCTGTCGCGCCGGCTGCTCGGCGGGCGCAGTCACCAGACCGCGCTGGCGCTGTCGAACACCGGCAACATCGAGTTTGCGCGCGGCAACTACCCGGCCGCGCGCGATCTGCAGGAGGAGTCCGCGCAGGCATTCGCCGAGCTCTACGGCGAGGATCACATCGCAGTCGCCCTGACGCTTGGCAACATGGCCGAGGCCCTGCATCACATGGGGCGGCACGCGCAATCAATGGAGCTGCGCATCGGCGCAATGCAGCGCATTGGCGAGGTGTGGGGCGAGGACTCCATGCGCTATCTGCATCAGCTCAGGGCACGGGCCCGAACGCAACTGGCCATGGGCCAGGCCGACGAGGCCGCCATGGCACTCGAGCGCACGCTGTCGCTGGCCGAGGCCACCGATTCCCGGCAGAGTGAGGAAATGGCCTTAACGCGCGCCTGGCTGGCCGAGGCGCGACGGCAGCAGGGCCGCACGGAAGAGGCCAGGCGCCTGCTCACCGCAGCGCGCAGCGGGCTGGATCAGTCCGGCGAGGCGACACCCGCCATGCAAGAGACCGTGGCACGGCTCGAGGCGCGCCTCGCCTGCCATCTGTCCGCGCTCGATGCATGCCGACAGGCCGTCGAGTCGGCCGATGGCTTGTACGCCAGGCGTCTGCCCGTGGACAGCCCAATCCGGGCCGAGCTACGCCAGCTGCTTGCCGCGGCGCAAGCCCGACACGGCTCGGGCTGA
- a CDS encoding MarR family transcriptional regulator, producing MLDLEEFLPYRLSVLSNSISRGIARTYKQRFGIGVTEWRVIAIVGRYPGVTATEVADRAAMDKVAVSRAVGRLSEHGRLERRDNQDDRRAKRLYLSEAGQAIHDAIVPAALAYERALLTRLGERERDVFLNCLSRLLEATGPAD from the coding sequence ATGCTCGATCTAGAGGAATTTCTGCCCTATCGACTCTCGGTGCTGTCGAACAGTATCAGTCGCGGTATTGCGCGCACCTACAAGCAGCGTTTCGGTATCGGCGTGACCGAGTGGCGTGTCATCGCCATCGTTGGGCGCTATCCCGGAGTCACGGCCACGGAAGTGGCCGACCGCGCGGCCATGGACAAGGTGGCCGTCAGCCGCGCGGTTGGCCGTCTGAGCGAGCATGGGCGACTGGAGCGGCGTGACAACCAGGACGACCGACGCGCCAAGCGCCTGTACCTGAGCGAGGCGGGACAGGCGATCCACGACGCCATCGTGCCGGCGGCACTGGCCTACGAGCGCGCCTTGCTGACCCGCCTGGGCGAACGTGAACGGGACGTATTTCTGAATTGCCTTTCCCGCCTGCTCGAGGCCACAGGCCCGGCCGACTGA
- the hppD gene encoding 4-hydroxyphenylpyruvate dioxygenase encodes MTQSRPNPLGVERFEFIEFAAPDATLLHDLFNKMGFTAVARHRSLPVTLYRQGGIDFLVNETSDSFASDFADAHGPCCTGFALRVADPQQAYQSTRANGAQDVSNRPDTLAIDSPCISGIGGSVLYLTAGVEDLERHFEFDPAVDRHPAGVGLSFVDHLTHNVYNGNMGDWAEFYERLFGFYEVKYFDIKGQQTGLRSKAMTAPDGSISIPINESENPKSQINEYLDEYQGEGVQHIALYTDHIYESVEALHGNGIDFLDTPDTYYEVIDERIPGHGEDVERMRKNRILIDADPNDPDKQLLQIFTKTNIGPIFFEIIQRKGNEGFGEGNFQALFEAIERDQEKRGVL; translated from the coding sequence ATGACGCAGTCCCGCCCCAATCCGCTTGGCGTCGAGCGCTTCGAGTTCATAGAATTTGCGGCGCCTGACGCGACGCTGCTGCACGACCTGTTCAACAAGATGGGCTTCACGGCTGTTGCACGTCACCGATCACTGCCGGTCACCCTGTACCGACAGGGGGGCATCGATTTCCTGGTCAACGAGACATCCGACTCCTTCGCCAGCGATTTTGCCGATGCGCACGGGCCTTGCTGCACCGGCTTTGCGCTGCGCGTGGCTGATCCGCAACAAGCCTACCAGTCGACCCGCGCCAACGGCGCACAGGATGTTTCCAATCGGCCCGACACGCTGGCCATCGACTCCCCGTGCATTTCCGGCATCGGCGGCAGCGTGCTGTACCTGACCGCCGGAGTCGAAGACCTGGAGCGACATTTCGAGTTTGACCCGGCCGTTGACCGACACCCAGCGGGCGTCGGGCTGAGCTTTGTCGATCATCTCACGCACAACGTCTACAACGGCAACATGGGCGACTGGGCGGAGTTCTACGAGCGTCTGTTCGGCTTCTACGAGGTCAAATACTTCGACATCAAGGGGCAGCAGACCGGGCTTCGCTCCAAGGCCATGACTGCGCCCGACGGCAGCATTTCAATCCCGATCAACGAGTCGGAAAATCCCAAGAGCCAGATCAACGAGTATCTGGACGAATACCAGGGAGAAGGCGTACAACACATCGCGCTGTATACCGATCACATCTACGAGTCGGTTGAAGCGCTGCACGGCAACGGCATTGACTTTCTCGATACGCCGGATACCTACTACGAGGTCATCGATGAACGCATACCCGGTCACGGTGAAGATGTCGAACGGATGAGAAAGAACCGCATCCTGATCGACGCCGATCCCAACGATCCCGACAAGCAGCTGCTGCAGATCTTTACCAAGACCAATATCGGTCCGATCTTCTTCGAGATCATCCAGCGCAAGGGTAACGAGGGTTTCGGCGAAGGCAATTTCCAGGCCCTGTTCGAGGCCATCGAGCGCGATCAGGAAAAGCGCGGAGTCCTTTAA
- a CDS encoding homogentisate 1,2-dioxygenase, whose translation MKKWISHSRVEGRASRQAHTNLPEDTYEREMGKEGFFGPATHFYHQHMPTGWTDFEGPLQPRAFDTTRLEDKVGSPWQAAELLGNAHCRFRCWHADGKMDHLVRNGDGDELLFVHDGAGELFCDFGHLSFRDGDYIMLPRGTMWRIESDGPVEILLIEATNSSYMLPDKGLVGPHAIFDPAMLDTPTIDDAFRAQQGEDEWQVQVKRHNRISTITFPFNPLDAVGWKGDLMPVKINWRDIRPLMSHRYHLPPSAHTTFVANRLVVCTFVPRPFEMSGDALKVPFFHNNDDFDEVLFYHAGEFFSRDNIHPGMMTLHPCGFTHGPHPKAMDNAFRPKSEATEEVAVMIDTRDALDVTAAAEKIEWTGYVDSWKPKR comes from the coding sequence ATGAAGAAGTGGATTTCCCATTCCAGGGTGGAAGGCAGGGCCAGCCGGCAGGCGCATACCAATCTGCCCGAGGACACTTATGAGCGCGAGATGGGCAAGGAAGGATTCTTCGGCCCGGCCACGCACTTTTACCATCAGCACATGCCGACCGGCTGGACTGATTTCGAAGGGCCGCTGCAGCCGCGCGCCTTCGACACGACCCGCCTCGAAGACAAAGTCGGGTCGCCCTGGCAGGCCGCCGAACTGCTTGGCAACGCGCACTGCAGGTTTCGCTGCTGGCACGCCGACGGAAAGATGGATCACCTGGTGCGCAACGGCGACGGCGACGAGTTGCTGTTCGTCCACGACGGCGCCGGCGAGCTGTTCTGCGACTTCGGCCACCTGAGTTTCCGTGACGGTGACTACATCATGCTGCCGCGCGGCACCATGTGGCGCATCGAGTCCGACGGTCCCGTCGAAATACTGCTGATCGAGGCGACCAATTCCAGCTACATGCTGCCCGACAAAGGCCTGGTCGGCCCGCACGCCATCTTCGACCCGGCCATGCTCGACACGCCGACAATCGACGACGCCTTCCGCGCCCAGCAGGGCGAGGACGAGTGGCAGGTCCAGGTCAAGCGCCACAACCGGATCTCGACGATCACCTTCCCTTTCAATCCGCTTGACGCGGTGGGCTGGAAGGGCGACCTGATGCCGGTGAAGATCAACTGGCGCGACATTCGCCCCCTGATGAGCCATCGCTACCATCTGCCGCCGTCGGCCCATACCACCTTCGTGGCCAACCGGCTGGTTGTGTGCACCTTCGTGCCGAGACCCTTCGAAATGTCGGGGGATGCGCTGAAGGTGCCATTCTTCCACAACAACGACGATTTTGACGAAGTGCTCTTCTACCATGCAGGCGAGTTTTTCTCGCGCGATAACATTCATCCTGGCATGATGACGCTTCACCCCTGTGGCTTTACCCACGGCCCGCACCCCAAGGCAATGGACAACGCATTCAGGCCGAAAAGCGAGGCGACGGAAGAAGTCGCGGTGATGATCGATACCCGTGACGCCCTCGACGTCACGGCGGCGGCGGAAAAGATCGAGTGGACCGGCTACGTGGACAGCTGGAAGCCCAAGCGCTAA
- a CDS encoding fumarylacetoacetate hydrolase family protein, with protein MKLATLKEGGRDGTLIVVNRDLTRAIRATDIAPTLQAALDNWDAAAPRLASLFDELMNDTAEGSFDLDINALAAPLPRCYQFCDGSAYLPHVERVRKARGAEVPESFLTDPLMYQAVSDGFLAPHDPIIMPSTEWGIDFESEIGVITDDVPMGAAAEQCADHIQLVTILNDISLRNLIPAELAKGFGFLQSKPRSALAPVAVTPDELGEAWRDSKLHLPLLTHLNGELFGRPEAGEDMQFSFAELVAHAARSRPLAAGSLVGSGTIANQDTSRGASCLAEKRMLEIIAHGKPETPFMQFGDVVRIEMKTHQGESIFGAIEQKVVKYER; from the coding sequence ATGAAACTAGCAACGTTAAAGGAAGGCGGTCGCGACGGCACGCTGATCGTCGTCAACCGCGACCTGACCCGCGCGATCCGCGCAACGGATATCGCGCCCACGCTCCAGGCCGCACTGGACAACTGGGATGCGGCCGCGCCGCGCCTGGCCAGCCTGTTCGACGAGTTGATGAATGACACTGCCGAGGGCAGCTTCGATCTCGATATCAACGCCCTGGCTGCACCGCTGCCGCGCTGCTACCAGTTCTGTGACGGCTCGGCCTACCTGCCGCACGTCGAGCGGGTGCGCAAGGCACGCGGCGCCGAAGTGCCCGAGAGTTTCCTCACCGATCCGCTGATGTACCAGGCCGTGTCCGACGGCTTTCTGGCCCCCCACGATCCAATCATCATGCCCTCGACCGAATGGGGCATCGACTTCGAGTCGGAAATCGGTGTCATCACCGATGATGTGCCGATGGGCGCGGCCGCTGAACAATGTGCCGACCACATCCAGCTTGTCACGATCCTCAACGACATCTCGCTCCGGAATCTGATCCCGGCCGAGCTGGCCAAGGGCTTCGGGTTCTTGCAGTCCAAGCCCCGCTCGGCCCTGGCCCCGGTCGCGGTCACCCCGGACGAGCTCGGCGAGGCCTGGCGCGACAGCAAGCTGCACCTGCCGCTGCTGACTCACCTCAACGGCGAGCTGTTCGGCCGACCGGAAGCCGGCGAGGACATGCAGTTCAGCTTTGCAGAGCTGGTTGCCCACGCCGCCAGGAGCCGACCGCTGGCCGCCGGTTCGCTGGTCGGTTCGGGGACCATTGCCAACCAGGACACCAGCCGCGGCGCCTCCTGCCTGGCCGAAAAGCGCATGCTTGAAATCATCGCCCACGGCAAGCCCGAAACCCCGTTCATGCAGTTCGGCGACGTGGTCCGCATCGAGATGAAGACACACCAGGGTGAGTCGATCTTTGGTGCGATTGAGCAGAAGGTGGTTAAGTACGAGCGGTGA
- the maiA gene encoding maleylacetoacetate isomerase, with the protein MILYSYWRSSASYRVRMALNLKGLDHEIRPVHLLRDGGEQYCGHYAALNPQQLVPTLVDGGTVITQSLAILEYLEERHPEPALLPGASAERARVRMIAQAIACEIHPLNNLRVLKYLTGKAGLDEHAKLGWYRHWTETGLAAVERLLDNPQTGEFCHGSEPGLADCCLLPQVYNARRFECRMDGLPEIQRVCTALEQLPAVQRAAPDRQPDGQTNPAP; encoded by the coding sequence ATGATCCTGTATTCATACTGGCGCTCATCGGCCAGCTACCGGGTGCGCATGGCGCTCAACCTCAAGGGTCTCGACCACGAGATCCGGCCGGTTCATCTGCTGCGCGACGGTGGCGAGCAGTATTGCGGCCACTACGCTGCCCTCAACCCCCAGCAACTGGTGCCCACCCTGGTTGACGGCGGGACCGTAATCACCCAGTCGCTGGCCATCCTCGAATATCTCGAGGAGCGCCACCCGGAGCCTGCCTTGCTGCCAGGCGCCAGCGCCGAGCGCGCCCGGGTGCGCATGATCGCCCAGGCCATCGCCTGCGAGATTCACCCGCTCAACAACCTGCGCGTGCTCAAGTACCTGACCGGCAAAGCCGGGCTGGACGAGCATGCCAAACTGGGCTGGTATCGTCACTGGACCGAAACCGGCCTGGCTGCGGTGGAACGCCTGCTCGACAACCCTCAGACCGGTGAATTCTGTCACGGCAGTGAACCGGGACTGGCCGATTGCTGTCTGCTGCCACAAGTCTATAATGCGCGGAGATTCGAGTGCCGGATGGACGGTCTGCCCGAAATTCAGCGCGTCTGCACGGCACTGGAGCAGCTGCCTGCCGTTCAGCGCGCCGCACCGGACAGACAGCCGGATGGGCAAACCAACCCGGCCCCTTAA
- a CDS encoding DUF4398 domain-containing protein, whose translation MKTYSLTALMALALVAACATLPPDPTVLDNARSAIAQAEAAGANEYAPLELRFAHDRLVAAEQALGDDREDEARRLSDQAEIEAQLALARTRAALARAELARKEREIEQIRADLAEVFGEEVLDR comes from the coding sequence ATGAAGACTTATTCTCTGACCGCCTTGATGGCCCTGGCCCTCGTTGCCGCCTGCGCGACACTGCCACCGGATCCGACCGTGCTCGACAACGCACGCAGCGCCATCGCCCAGGCGGAGGCGGCCGGGGCGAACGAGTACGCGCCGCTGGAACTGCGCTTCGCCCATGATCGACTGGTGGCCGCCGAGCAGGCCCTTGGCGATGACCGGGAAGATGAAGCGCGCCGGCTGTCCGACCAGGCCGAGATCGAGGCCCAGCTGGCCCTGGCACGCACGCGGGCTGCGCTGGCACGGGCTGAACTGGCGCGCAAGGAGCGCGAAATCGAGCAGATCCGTGCCGATCTGGCCGAGGTGTTTGGCGAGGAGGTGCTGGACCGATGA
- a CDS encoding OmpA family protein has product MTCKACVMTALALVLTVAGCAMQPPRDDSALRNLRADLQEFRSDQTLSSLVPLALAEAERAVRAAGQDDLPENERTHRIELAAKRIEIARAEAFRAQALARIDEIDAQRTQLLLRASRLEVERARREAEQALMLSQAAQEEISRTRREAMTAEELREEAARREQQAREEAQAARRLAEAQASEIELARREAELASETAESLRRRLEYLELRETDRGVVVTLGDVLFASGETTLQPEAQENLEDVVELLQTEPDKAIRIEGHTDSTGSAQSNMRISRLRAEAVRDALVRLGISADRIQAIGMGEDFPIASNETAEGRSRNRRVDVIVLND; this is encoded by the coding sequence ATGACATGCAAAGCCTGCGTCATGACTGCCCTGGCCCTGGTGCTGACGGTCGCCGGCTGTGCCATGCAGCCGCCGCGCGACGACTCCGCACTTCGCAATCTGCGCGCTGATCTGCAGGAGTTCCGGTCCGATCAAACACTGTCGAGCCTCGTGCCGCTGGCGCTGGCGGAAGCAGAACGCGCGGTTCGCGCTGCTGGGCAGGACGATCTGCCCGAAAACGAGCGGACCCACCGAATCGAACTGGCCGCCAAGCGGATCGAAATCGCCCGCGCCGAAGCCTTTCGCGCTCAGGCGCTGGCGCGCATCGACGAGATTGACGCACAGCGCACTCAGCTGCTGCTGCGCGCCAGCCGGCTCGAGGTCGAGCGGGCCAGGCGGGAAGCCGAACAGGCCCTGATGCTCAGCCAGGCTGCCCAGGAAGAGATCAGCCGCACGCGGCGCGAAGCCATGACGGCCGAGGAGCTGCGCGAGGAAGCAGCAAGGCGCGAGCAGCAGGCACGCGAGGAAGCCCAGGCGGCACGCCGGCTGGCCGAGGCCCAGGCCAGCGAAATCGAACTGGCGCGGCGGGAAGCGGAACTCGCCAGCGAAACGGCCGAGTCGTTGCGCCGGCGATTGGAGTACCTTGAACTACGCGAGACCGACCGTGGCGTGGTGGTCACGCTCGGCGATGTCCTGTTTGCCAGCGGAGAAACCACGCTGCAGCCGGAGGCTCAAGAGAATCTTGAAGATGTCGTGGAACTGCTGCAGACCGAACCCGACAAGGCGATCCGGATCGAAGGACACACCGACTCCACCGGCTCGGCCCAGTCGAACATGCGCATTTCCAGACTGCGTGCCGAAGCCGTGCGTGACGCCCTGGTCAGGCTGGGGATCAGCGCCGACCGCATCCAGGCCATCGGCATGGGCGAGGACTTCCCCATCGCCAGCAACGAAACGGCCGAGGGGCGCAGCCGCAATCGTCGTGTCGATGTCATCGTGCTGAATGACTGA
- a CDS encoding YdcH family protein, which produces MFENRKDQMEILLKNNEEFRRIYNHHQQLEKRVLAAETGTAPMEDLALRQLKREKLRAKDQLARIMDQSQAA; this is translated from the coding sequence ATGTTTGAAAACCGCAAGGATCAAATGGAAATCCTGCTCAAGAACAACGAGGAATTCCGCCGCATCTACAACCATCATCAGCAGCTCGAAAAGCGGGTACTGGCGGCGGAAACCGGTACCGCCCCGATGGAAGACCTGGCACTCAGGCAGCTCAAACGAGAAAAGCTCCGGGCCAAGGACCAGCTCGCCCGAATCATGGATCAGTCGCAGGCCGCCTGA